A stretch of DNA from Acidobacteriota bacterium:
CCGGAAGAAGCGCCCGGATCGGGCGTCTCCCGCGGGTCGTCTCGCAGACCGCCGGAAGGAGAGCGTTCCGCCCCGGCCCCGTCGGGCTGACCGGCGTAGCCGCGCAGCCACGCGCCGGTCGCCCGGGGCGACAGCGCCAGGTTGTCCGTGGTCGACGGCGGGAAGTACAGCGTCGCGCCGACCGCCTCGCGGTCCGCCGCGACTTCCAGCGCGAACAGACGCAGGCGTTGCTGCATGTGGGTCCTGCCGTACATCCAGCGGTCGTAACGCTGGCGCAGGACGAAGCCGAGCAGCAACGCCAGCGCGTAGTAGGCCAGATACAGGAAGAGTCGCATCAGCCTGATACCTCCGGCTGGCGGCGAACGGTTCCCGGCCGCCGCCGAGCGCACCGTCGTTACACTACCGGCCGGAGGTCAGCCCCCATGTCGCACGAAGCCGGCAACGACCCTTCGACCAGGGAGAGCATCCACCAGGTGAAGCAGGCCGCCGTGGCGCGCGCGCGAGCCACGCCATCGGGGGTATCCATCCCGGACACGGCGCACGGGGCCGACGCGCACATGGACCGCATTGCGGCCCAGTCGCGCACCGCGCACGCGCCGCGCGAGGTTCGCAAAGGCATCGAAGACCACCGCCTGGAACTGCAGCTCGCCGCGCTCGCCCGAGGCAAGGAGACCCAGCCGCCGGCAGCCTCGACGGCCAAGACGGGCGCTTCCGACGGAGCGATCGCGGTGAGCGTGATCAGCCGCGACCAGTCGACGATGCAGCCCGCCGGCGCATCCGCCCTGGCCGAAGGCCATGCCCAATCCGTCAACCGGCCCGTCGAACCGAGGGCGAAGACCAACCGGCCCGAGAAGCCGGTTCCCGGCGCCCGGCAACGGGAATCGAGCGCGGCGATGCCCAGCGTCGGCGCGCTCCACCCGACCGCCCCGCTGAGGCCGTGCGTCGTCGGCGGCCATCCCGATGTCCCCCCGCCGCCGCCCCGGCCGCGGTATGGGACCGACAACTACCCGGGGCGCCTGCCCGAGCGCGACAGGGCCGGCCACACGCGCTAGTCGAACCATGTTGACACGCCGCCGATCGTCCGCGCCTTGACCGATGCCGCCGCAGCCGTGGCGGAACCGGCCGGCCAGACAAGTCGGTCCACAGTGTCCAGCAGGGGGACTCCGGCAGCCCGATGCCTGCAGTCCGGTCGAGGTCTTGCTGTTTGGGTCCGCAGCCCGAGGGGAATCGGGCGAGAACAGCGACATCGATCTGCTCGTTGTGCTGGCCAACGGCGATCCGTCAGATCCGAACTGGACCCCAGTGAACATCTGCGAGGCGATCGGC
This window harbors:
- a CDS encoding nucleotidyltransferase domain-containing protein; translation: MPPQPWRNRPARQVGPQCPAGGLRQPDACSPVEVLLFGSAARGESGENSDIDLLVVLANGDPSDPNWTPVNICEAIGYRPRADVVVAPEVDLRKAARSLAVA